A genomic segment from Streptomyces sp. NBC_01233 encodes:
- a CDS encoding PIN domain nuclease — MISYLLDTSALWYLFRTPGALQPWEGHIAAGVFRVCEPTRAEFLYSATSPSHRDELAEELDALCPLSAVPKSAWRWVDTAQYKLTQRGQHRAAGPIDLLVCATAVHHGHTVLHVDNDFAAVASVLKDVQQRDIRT, encoded by the coding sequence GTGATCTCCTACCTGCTCGACACTTCTGCGCTCTGGTATCTGTTCCGTACTCCAGGGGCGCTGCAGCCTTGGGAGGGGCATATCGCGGCCGGGGTGTTCCGTGTCTGCGAGCCCACGAGGGCCGAGTTCCTGTACTCGGCCACCAGCCCCTCCCACAGGGATGAGCTGGCCGAGGAGTTGGACGCGTTGTGTCCACTGTCCGCGGTGCCGAAGAGCGCGTGGCGCTGGGTGGATACTGCCCAGTACAAGCTCACCCAGCGCGGCCAGCACCGCGCCGCCGGGCCGATCGACCTGTTGGTGTGCGCGACCGCGGTCCATCATGGCCACACTGTGCTCCACGTGGACAACGACTTCGCAGCCGTGGCGAGTGTCCTCAAGGACGTGCAGCAGCGGGACATCCGCACCTGA
- a CDS encoding type II toxin-antitoxin system VapB family antitoxin: MSVTQIDLDDEALAEAMRLMGVTTKKETVNAALRDYVNRVRRLEAAEKLAARGARGEFEQAAAAYDAAKQARRATFE, from the coding sequence GTGTCGGTGACCCAGATCGATCTCGATGACGAGGCGTTGGCTGAGGCCATGCGGTTGATGGGCGTCACGACGAAGAAGGAGACGGTCAATGCAGCCTTGAGGGACTACGTGAACCGGGTGCGGCGGCTGGAGGCCGCGGAGAAGCTGGCTGCCCGCGGGGCGCGGGGCGAGTTTGAGCAGGCCGCTGCCGCATACGACGCCGCGAAGCAGGCGCGGCGGGCGACCTTCGAGTGA
- the istB gene encoding IS21-like element helper ATPase IstB codes for MSELVTARIRTTATKLGLPHLTEALAEHVGRADAASMAYLDFLDLVLEEELAVREERRFRHALRVSRLPHHKTIEEYDFSYQPELDPRKVKDLATLAFVEAKSNVALLGPPGVGKTHIAVALAVAACRAGYSIYFTTLDDMVRQLKAADSIGRLASKLRTYLRPHVLVVDEVGYLPLERDEANLVFQMLSKRYEKGSTLLTSNKSFSEWGQVFGDDVLATAIIDRLLHHCEILAINGASYRLKNRLTAIEGGITAAS; via the coding sequence TTGAGCGAGCTGGTCACCGCCCGGATCCGCACCACCGCCACCAAACTCGGCCTGCCCCACCTCACCGAGGCCCTGGCCGAGCACGTCGGCCGGGCCGACGCCGCGTCGATGGCCTACCTCGACTTCCTCGACCTGGTCTTGGAAGAAGAACTTGCCGTCCGTGAAGAACGCCGCTTCCGCCACGCGCTACGGGTCTCCCGCCTGCCACACCACAAGACGATTGAGGAGTACGACTTCTCCTACCAGCCCGAACTCGACCCCAGGAAGGTCAAGGACCTGGCCACCCTCGCGTTCGTCGAGGCCAAGTCCAACGTCGCGCTGCTGGGCCCGCCCGGGGTCGGCAAGACACATATCGCCGTCGCGCTGGCTGTCGCCGCCTGCCGGGCCGGCTACTCGATCTACTTCACCACCCTCGACGACATGGTCCGCCAGCTCAAGGCCGCCGACTCCATCGGCCGCCTGGCCAGCAAACTCCGCACCTACCTGCGGCCTCACGTTCTCGTGGTGGACGAGGTCGGCTACCTCCCGCTGGAGCGTGACGAGGCAAACCTCGTCTTCCAGATGCTCTCCAAGCGCTACGAGAAGGGCTCCACCCTGCTGACCTCGAACAAGAGTTTCAGTGAGTGGGGTCAGGTCTTCGGCGACGACGTCCTGGCCACTGCCATCATCGACCGCCTACTCCACCACTGCGAGATCCTCGCCATCAACGGCGCCAGCTACCGCCTGAAGAACCGCCTCACAGCCATCGAAGGCGGCATCACTGCGGCCAGCTGA
- the istA gene encoding IS21 family transposase, with product MLLEPGRWLELRRFRALHEAGASISEIARETGLNWRTVKKYLESDGPPVPPAPAPRSDLGNQVIKPWAHVIDAWLRAEVLLKAAVIHERLVEQYAFPHHYQRVKMYVQQARPRIAEELGYTPRELAKLHRRFEVVPGAQAQVDWGDEGNILAHVGIPKVYSFHMTLSYSRDPFCCFTTSQNLASFFECHRRAFAHFGGAPGVIVYDRTKTVVRRHVAPGEAVPLHPEAVAFAGHYDFDIDVLAAYRPTGKGRVERQVLIVRDHVLAGRSFSSLDDMDGAFMAWVPQRRARTHRTHGEVIGVRAKRDHAALRALPAKPYIVADRHLRHVAKDCLVAFDANLYSVPATKVRHRQLVEVRASAGTVALHSTVPDAQGITLLAVHSRAVGRSARIVDEAHWKALPDGHTRATTTDLPPPVSRPARSGAEEPGGLISLLTRARAAQVHVGTRPLALYDQIAGTRPFNPAPIDPKDMR from the coding sequence ATGTTGCTGGAACCGGGGCGGTGGCTGGAGCTGCGGCGTTTCCGGGCTCTGCATGAGGCGGGCGCGAGCATCTCGGAGATCGCTCGGGAGACCGGTCTGAACTGGCGTACGGTCAAGAAGTATCTGGAGAGCGACGGTCCTCCGGTTCCGCCGGCTCCGGCGCCGCGCTCGGATCTCGGCAACCAGGTGATCAAGCCGTGGGCGCATGTGATTGATGCGTGGCTACGGGCTGAGGTGCTGCTGAAGGCCGCGGTCATCCATGAGCGTCTGGTCGAGCAGTATGCCTTCCCGCACCACTACCAGCGCGTCAAGATGTACGTGCAGCAGGCCCGACCCCGCATCGCCGAGGAGTTGGGATATACCCCGCGCGAGCTGGCGAAGTTGCACCGCCGCTTCGAGGTGGTGCCCGGCGCCCAGGCCCAGGTCGACTGGGGCGACGAGGGCAACATCCTGGCCCATGTCGGCATCCCGAAGGTCTACTCCTTCCACATGACCTTGTCCTACTCCCGAGATCCGTTCTGCTGCTTCACCACCAGCCAGAATCTGGCATCGTTCTTCGAGTGCCACCGGCGGGCGTTCGCGCACTTCGGCGGGGCGCCCGGGGTGATCGTCTACGACCGGACCAAGACTGTCGTGCGCCGTCACGTCGCCCCGGGCGAGGCGGTCCCGTTGCATCCGGAGGCCGTGGCGTTCGCCGGGCACTACGACTTCGACATCGACGTCTTGGCCGCCTACCGGCCGACGGGGAAGGGCCGCGTCGAGCGCCAGGTCCTCATCGTCCGCGATCATGTGCTCGCGGGGCGGTCCTTCTCCAGCCTGGATGACATGGACGGGGCGTTCATGGCCTGGGTGCCCCAGCGCCGGGCGCGTACGCACCGCACCCACGGCGAGGTGATCGGCGTGCGGGCCAAGCGGGATCACGCCGCGCTGCGGGCGCTGCCCGCCAAGCCCTACATCGTGGCCGATCGGCACCTGCGACACGTGGCCAAGGACTGCCTGGTCGCCTTCGACGCCAACCTCTACTCGGTGCCCGCCACCAAGGTCCGCCACCGCCAGCTCGTCGAGGTCAGAGCCTCCGCAGGCACCGTGGCCCTGCATTCCACCGTGCCCGACGCGCAGGGCATCACGCTGCTGGCCGTGCACTCCCGCGCGGTCGGACGCAGCGCGAGGATCGTGGATGAGGCCCACTGGAAGGCCCTGCCCGACGGACACACCCGCGCCACCACCACCGACCTTCCGCCACCCGTGAGCAGGCCGGCCCGCTCCGGCGCCGAGGAACCGGGCGGTCTGATCTCGCTGCTGACCCGGGCCAGAGCCGCGCAAGTCCACGTCGGCACCCGTCCGCTGGCCCTCTACGACCAGATCGCCGGCACCCGCCCGTTCAACCCCGCCCCCATCGACCCCAAGGACATGCGTTGA
- a CDS encoding N-6 DNA methylase, with protein MQLDLFSEDQPRKAPAPTPPATFRPALADLPPPPAPVTIAIPTRRPHQAAKPTPPASRPSNRRYVPLQRNPHHAAHDIAEAVEAAWYGAQGGNRIEIPVGVIAALALWPLRGPDAPLAAHWWLDLSDDDFLAALRECWTYWWIRRPDLIDRSAVLSGWLDDERPERNRIQAVRAAARAALTGGLLHLTSAARDAGGNSDADVLGAVITVMRSHGARDALAEFHTPPELSDLMARMLLTDKPPTPGMKFNDPCSGTGGMYRAAAQCLRDRGMNPHDFGWAMTDVDPLAAAGAAVNAILWDLGPHVLVACADTLVEGDPYVRAATEYRKSHERRDWMVKGAQFLARIRRLEAGLTGAA; from the coding sequence ATGCAGCTCGATCTGTTCAGCGAAGACCAGCCCCGCAAGGCTCCCGCACCCACCCCGCCGGCCACCTTTCGTCCTGCGCTCGCCGACCTGCCCCCTCCGCCTGCCCCCGTCACCATCGCCATCCCGACTCGCCGCCCGCACCAGGCCGCCAAGCCGACCCCGCCCGCATCCCGCCCGTCGAACCGGCGCTACGTACCCCTCCAGCGCAACCCCCACCACGCCGCACACGACATTGCCGAAGCCGTCGAAGCCGCCTGGTATGGAGCCCAGGGCGGCAACCGGATCGAGATACCCGTAGGTGTCATCGCCGCCCTCGCCCTCTGGCCGCTGCGCGGGCCGGACGCACCCCTGGCCGCCCACTGGTGGCTCGACCTGAGCGACGACGACTTCCTCGCTGCCCTCCGGGAGTGCTGGACCTACTGGTGGATCCGGCGACCCGACCTCATCGACCGATCTGCCGTCCTCTCCGGCTGGCTCGACGACGAACGCCCTGAGCGCAACCGCATCCAAGCCGTCCGCGCGGCCGCCCGCGCCGCCCTGACCGGCGGCCTGCTCCACCTCACCAGCGCAGCCCGAGACGCCGGAGGCAACTCCGACGCGGATGTGCTCGGCGCGGTCATCACCGTCATGAGGTCCCACGGGGCCCGCGACGCGCTCGCGGAGTTCCACACTCCGCCCGAGCTCAGCGACCTGATGGCGCGCATGCTGCTCACCGACAAGCCGCCGACCCCGGGGATGAAGTTCAACGACCCGTGCAGCGGCACCGGAGGGATGTATCGCGCCGCGGCCCAGTGCCTGCGCGACCGGGGGATGAACCCCCATGACTTCGGCTGGGCCATGACGGACGTCGACCCCTTGGCCGCCGCCGGCGCTGCCGTCAACGCCATCCTGTGGGATCTCGGCCCGCACGTCTTGGTGGCCTGTGCCGACACGTTGGTCGAAGGTGACCCGTACGTTCGCGCGGCGACCGAGTATCGGAAGTCGCATGAGCGCCGGGATTGGATGGTGAAGGGCGCTCAGTTCCTGGCGCGCATCCGCCGTCTGGAAGCTGGCCTGACGGGTGCCGCATAG
- a CDS encoding DNA cytosine methyltransferase produces MNRVIDLLCGAGGSSTGLTEAGYELVLGVNHWQLAIDSHAANHPNADHACIDITGFPMKYLPRADVLWASVICTEISPAGGRRRESEQLDMLDGLDGWNSLPKDAFERTRATAWCVVRAAEAKKFKAVIVENVVEFGLDWILFPEWIATMDKLGYRAQIVSVSSAHVGDETNLRAPQWRDRMYVVFTLKTMRAPNVEPRPLAFCMDCGEDVHARQSWNNENQRIGKYRRDYIYCCPNTACRHAMVEPYVRPASDIINWGDLGTRIGDRRKPLADTTMARIRAGLAKFPHEPSGINLVHGKNGGDRAFAVGRQPLPTRTVKQGDALLVPTGGSWNTEAASVDVPLRTRLTRESEALVTVDPFIIEYRNNSTASRATDPLATVTAQGNHHGLVVPGGVAPAIARNALVIPYRKAAVKTAAEPIHTLATRDSAGLVRTAPAVEDCYFRMLNPREQLLGQRFPEKYVVYGTQAEQTMQAGNAVSVNVAKWLGQQLEAVL; encoded by the coding sequence GTGAACCGCGTCATAGACCTTCTGTGCGGCGCCGGCGGCAGCAGTACCGGCCTCACCGAAGCCGGATACGAGCTCGTCCTCGGCGTCAACCACTGGCAGCTCGCCATCGACAGCCACGCCGCCAACCACCCCAACGCCGACCACGCCTGCATCGACATCACCGGCTTCCCCATGAAGTACCTGCCCCGCGCAGACGTGCTGTGGGCGTCGGTCATCTGCACCGAGATCAGCCCCGCCGGCGGGCGCCGCCGCGAATCCGAACAGCTCGACATGCTCGACGGCCTCGACGGCTGGAACTCCCTGCCCAAGGACGCCTTCGAGCGGACCCGCGCCACCGCATGGTGTGTCGTCCGCGCGGCCGAGGCCAAGAAGTTCAAGGCCGTCATCGTGGAGAACGTCGTCGAGTTCGGCCTCGACTGGATCCTCTTCCCCGAGTGGATCGCCACCATGGACAAGCTCGGCTACCGCGCACAGATCGTCTCCGTCTCCAGCGCCCACGTCGGAGACGAAACGAATCTGCGCGCCCCGCAGTGGCGCGACCGCATGTACGTCGTCTTCACGCTCAAGACCATGCGCGCCCCGAACGTCGAGCCCCGCCCCCTCGCCTTCTGCATGGACTGCGGCGAGGACGTTCACGCCCGCCAGTCGTGGAACAACGAGAACCAGCGCATCGGCAAGTACCGGCGGGACTACATCTACTGCTGCCCCAACACGGCCTGCCGCCATGCCATGGTCGAGCCCTACGTCCGGCCAGCCAGCGACATCATCAACTGGGGAGACCTCGGAACCCGCATCGGCGACCGCCGCAAGCCGCTGGCGGACACCACCATGGCCCGGATCCGCGCCGGCCTGGCCAAGTTCCCCCACGAACCGAGCGGCATCAACCTCGTCCACGGCAAGAACGGAGGAGACCGCGCGTTCGCAGTAGGACGTCAGCCGCTGCCGACCCGCACCGTCAAGCAGGGCGACGCGCTCCTCGTCCCCACCGGCGGATCGTGGAACACCGAGGCCGCGTCGGTTGACGTCCCGCTGCGCACCCGCCTCACCCGGGAGAGCGAGGCCCTGGTGACCGTGGACCCGTTCATCATCGAGTACCGCAACAACTCCACGGCGTCCCGGGCCACCGACCCGCTGGCGACTGTCACAGCGCAGGGCAACCACCACGGGCTCGTCGTGCCCGGCGGTGTGGCCCCGGCCATCGCCCGAAACGCCCTCGTCATCCCCTACCGCAAGGCCGCCGTCAAGACCGCGGCCGAACCGATCCACACCCTCGCCACCCGCGACTCCGCCGGCCTCGTGCGCACCGCACCCGCCGTCGAGGACTGTTACTTCCGGATGTTGAACCCGCGCGAGCAGCTCCTCGGGCAGCGGTTCCCCGAGAAGTACGTCGTCTACGGCACCCAGGCCGAGCAGACCATGCAGGCCGGGAACGCCGTCTCGGTGAACGTCGCGAAGTGGCTGGGCCAGCAACTGGAGGCCGTCCTGTGA
- a CDS encoding helix-turn-helix domain-containing protein yields MSIHLMVVASYLPKEVITQSQKLALQKLADSADDETRLSRPGLARLAAWVGVNEKRAITLVTELVAKGLVERVQTGKAGRAAVYRVFPNGIPPIPSTADLKARLETQRAAPKNPAKARQGVKRAAPAKPAMTAQDVEDRVKGKAQAPQEKPPQGGFHEGNPGGAEGQVPHVEPGEFQAGNPVGSTGGTPSFLGSSSFLPFPPTPAAVAAGEPSGDVGTTDQQAAPQKSGCSKHAGNPASSCRACGTNPRAERKRQQARERAAEQRANDDHWDQWHRDADERRRRADLGAGTVLEARSAARSAVRNWKDAAREEVPSRGRKSRRNVDTPTDAYKIEEAGEGFGSAKAP; encoded by the coding sequence GTGTCTATCCACCTGATGGTCGTTGCCAGCTACCTGCCGAAGGAAGTGATCACCCAGAGCCAGAAGCTCGCGCTGCAGAAGCTCGCCGACTCCGCCGATGACGAGACCCGTCTGTCCCGTCCGGGCCTGGCGCGGCTGGCCGCGTGGGTCGGCGTCAACGAGAAGCGGGCCATCACTCTGGTAACCGAGCTTGTCGCCAAGGGCCTCGTGGAGCGTGTCCAGACGGGCAAGGCCGGGCGGGCTGCGGTTTACCGCGTCTTCCCGAACGGCATCCCTCCGATCCCCAGCACCGCCGACCTCAAGGCACGCTTGGAGACCCAGCGGGCCGCCCCGAAGAACCCCGCCAAGGCGCGGCAGGGCGTCAAGCGGGCGGCTCCGGCCAAGCCGGCGATGACCGCCCAGGACGTCGAGGACCGAGTGAAAGGCAAGGCGCAGGCCCCGCAGGAGAAGCCTCCACAGGGTGGGTTCCACGAGGGGAACCCTGGGGGAGCCGAGGGTCAGGTTCCACACGTGGAACCCGGGGAGTTCCAAGCGGGGAACCCTGTCGGTTCCACCGGTGGAACCCCTTCCTTCCTTGGTTCTTCCTCTTTTCTTCCTTTCCCCCCTACCCCCGCGGCTGTCGCCGCAGGGGAGCCTTCCGGCGACGTCGGCACCACCGACCAGCAGGCTGCGCCGCAGAAGTCGGGATGCTCCAAGCACGCGGGCAACCCCGCTTCCTCCTGCCGCGCTTGTGGCACGAACCCGCGCGCGGAACGCAAACGGCAGCAAGCCCGGGAGCGCGCCGCCGAGCAGCGGGCCAACGATGACCACTGGGACCAGTGGCACCGGGACGCGGACGAGCGTCGGCGTCGCGCCGACCTCGGCGCCGGCACGGTGCTGGAGGCGCGGAGTGCTGCCAGGAGCGCGGTCCGGAACTGGAAGGACGCGGCCCGGGAAGAAGTTCCGTCCCGGGGGCGAAAGTCCCGCAGGAATGTGGACACCCCCACGGATGCATATAAAATAGAAGAAGCAGGGGAGGGGTTCGGTTCCGCGAAGGCGCCCTGA